A part of Candidatus Abyssobacteria bacterium SURF_5 genomic DNA contains:
- the gyrB gene encoding DNA topoisomerase (ATP-hydrolyzing) subunit B, with the protein MTDERKAYTAEKIQVLEGLAAVRKRPAMYIGSTGERGLHHLVHEVVDNSIDEAMAGFCSTIEVIVHIDNSVTVTDDGRGVPVDLHPKLKKPALEVVMTILHAGGKFDGKSYKISGGLHGVGVSVVNALSEWMEVEVYRDGGIFFQRYERGVPAQPMENIGKTKKSGTKVTFKPDKEIFEEIEFRSELLINRLRELAFLNRGLQIKFVDERSSDEPVLFIYKDGIKEFIEHLNRNKTTLHKVCYCERERDTIYIELAFQYNDGYAENIFSFANNINTIEGGTHLIGFKSALTRSVNEYARKNNLTKNSKFSISGDDVREGLAAVVSVKLSNPQFEGQTKTKLGNSEVKGIVESLVNEALTEFFEENPPAARKIIDKAFGAALAREAARKARDLTRRKGVLDSGDLPGKLADCSERDPGLCEIYIVEGDSAGGSAKQGRDRRFQAILPIKGKILNVEKARIDKMLNNEEIRTLFSAIGCGVGADEFRPDNARYHKIIIMTDADVDGSHIRTLLLTFFYRQMEDLIKRGYIYIAQPPLFKIKKGKTERYIRTNREMEDFLIDEGIKGLTISRNGGESVLNNSTLKEVAEILRDLEKLAGAMERKGITFYEYLRNRQPDTGRLPMYMIEVEGVREFLFSEKDYAKFREKIEDQKQGTLPFNGEVGRKEAQPDEDETPVIEFAESREIEGLFKKLHRYGITPENLVAPDDPAAPVCFIVRKDEQEIPVRSALEILFTIKNIARQGLTIQRYKGLGEMNPEQLWETTMNPETRTILQVKLEDALVAEEVFNDLMGEKVEPRREFIEAHALDVRNLDI; encoded by the coding sequence ATGACGGACGAACGGAAAGCGTATACCGCAGAAAAAATTCAGGTCCTCGAGGGATTGGCCGCGGTGCGAAAGCGGCCGGCGATGTATATCGGGAGCACCGGCGAGCGCGGTCTGCATCATCTCGTTCACGAGGTTGTCGACAACAGCATTGACGAAGCCATGGCCGGCTTCTGCTCGACAATAGAAGTCATCGTTCATATCGACAACAGCGTGACGGTGACCGACGACGGCCGCGGCGTTCCCGTCGATTTACATCCGAAACTGAAGAAGCCCGCCCTCGAGGTGGTCATGACTATTCTTCACGCCGGTGGAAAATTCGACGGCAAGTCGTACAAGATATCGGGGGGCCTCCATGGGGTTGGCGTTTCGGTTGTCAACGCGCTTTCGGAATGGATGGAAGTTGAGGTCTACCGCGACGGCGGCATCTTCTTCCAGCGATATGAGCGGGGCGTGCCGGCACAGCCGATGGAAAACATCGGCAAGACCAAGAAGAGCGGCACCAAAGTTACGTTCAAGCCGGACAAGGAAATATTCGAGGAAATCGAGTTTCGCAGCGAGTTGCTGATCAACCGTCTGCGCGAGCTGGCATTCCTCAACCGCGGCCTGCAGATCAAATTTGTCGATGAACGCTCGAGTGACGAGCCGGTGCTTTTCATTTACAAGGACGGCATCAAGGAGTTCATCGAGCATCTCAACCGCAACAAGACCACGCTCCACAAGGTCTGCTACTGCGAGCGGGAGCGCGACACCATCTATATCGAGCTCGCGTTCCAGTACAACGACGGCTATGCCGAGAACATCTTCAGTTTTGCCAACAACATCAACACCATCGAAGGCGGCACCCACCTCATCGGATTCAAATCGGCGCTGACCCGCAGCGTGAATGAATATGCCCGGAAAAACAACCTCACGAAAAACTCAAAGTTCTCGATATCCGGCGACGACGTGCGCGAAGGACTCGCCGCCGTCGTCTCCGTCAAATTGAGCAACCCCCAGTTCGAAGGCCAGACGAAAACCAAGCTGGGCAACAGCGAGGTCAAAGGGATAGTCGAGTCGCTGGTGAACGAGGCGCTCACCGAGTTCTTCGAGGAAAATCCGCCGGCGGCGCGCAAGATCATCGACAAGGCGTTCGGGGCCGCTCTCGCGCGCGAGGCTGCGCGAAAGGCGCGCGATCTGACCCGCCGAAAGGGCGTTCTCGATTCCGGAGATCTGCCCGGCAAACTCGCCGACTGCTCCGAGCGCGATCCCGGGCTGTGCGAGATTTACATCGTCGAGGGCGATTCGGCCGGCGGCTCGGCCAAGCAGGGCCGCGACAGGCGCTTCCAGGCGATTCTCCCGATCAAGGGAAAGATTCTCAACGTCGAGAAGGCCCGCATCGACAAGATGCTGAACAACGAGGAAATCCGCACCCTGTTCAGCGCCATCGGCTGCGGCGTTGGCGCCGACGAGTTCAGGCCGGATAACGCGCGCTACCATAAGATCATCATCATGACCGACGCGGACGTGGACGGCTCTCACATCAGAACGCTGTTGCTCACCTTTTTTTACCGGCAAATGGAGGACCTCATCAAGCGGGGATACATCTACATCGCTCAGCCGCCCCTCTTCAAGATAAAAAAGGGGAAAACCGAGCGCTATATCCGCACCAACAGGGAGATGGAAGATTTTCTGATCGACGAGGGCATAAAAGGACTCACCATCTCGCGCAACGGCGGCGAAAGCGTCCTCAACAACTCCACCCTCAAGGAGGTTGCCGAAATCCTTCGCGATCTCGAAAAACTGGCCGGCGCGATGGAACGCAAGGGCATTACCTTTTATGAGTACCTGCGCAACCGCCAGCCCGACACCGGCCGGCTGCCGATGTACATGATTGAAGTTGAGGGAGTGAGGGAATTCCTCTTTTCGGAAAAGGATTACGCGAAATTCCGAGAGAAGATCGAGGACCAGAAACAGGGAACGCTCCCGTTCAACGGAGAGGTCGGCCGCAAGGAGGCGCAACCCGACGAGGACGAGACCCCGGTCATAGAATTTGCCGAATCGAGAGAAATAGAGGGATTATTCAAGAAACTCCACCGGTACGGGATTACCCCCGAGAATCTCGTCGCACCCGATGATCCTGCGGCTCCCGTCTGCTTCATCGTGCGAAAGGACGAACAGGAGATCCCCGTCCGGTCGGCATTGGAGATCCTGTTCACCATCAAGAACATCGCCCGCCAGGGACTGACCATCCAGCGGTACAAGGGGCTCGGCGAAATGAATCCGGAGCAGCTCTGGGAGACCACGATGAACCCGGAGACCCGCACCATCCTGCAGGTGAAACTCGAGGATGCTCTCGTGGCGGAAGAGGTTTTCAACGATCTGATGGGCGAGAAAGTCGAGCCGCGCCGCGAGTTCATTGAAGCGCATGCGCTGGATGTGAGAAATCTGGACATCTGA
- a CDS encoding DUF721 domain-containing protein — MKTNKRSRADCGIEPVDEVLRRLFTGGSFARRAKVAELQTCWSEIVGKDAALHCAPAKITDGKLYIHVDSPVWRQQIDLVKEQLVQKVGQRYREIPIAKIICKINPAVSLARE, encoded by the coding sequence ATGAAGACGAATAAACGCTCGCGCGCCGATTGTGGAATAGAACCAGTCGATGAGGTTCTGCGCCGGCTCTTCACCGGCGGCAGTTTTGCCCGGCGCGCAAAGGTTGCCGAGTTGCAAACCTGCTGGAGCGAAATTGTCGGAAAGGACGCCGCCCTCCATTGCGCTCCCGCAAAAATAACCGACGGCAAACTCTACATACACGTGGACAGTCCCGTCTGGCGCCAGCAGATCGATCTTGTCAAGGAGCAACTTGTTCAGAAAGTCGGTCAGCGATACAGAGAGATCCCCATCGCCAAAATCATCTGCAAGATCAATCCTGCCGTTTCACTTGCAAGAGAATGA
- a CDS encoding DNA polymerase III subunit beta — protein sequence MKLAIARDQLRDAIGNVQSVVSTRSTLPMLQYVLMSAKNNSLKLVATDLEVGIECVIECDEMKQEGTVTLPAKKLHEVVNILPQGTIAMTASDSNAVTLTSGVVRYKLMGMPPDDFPKSPDVKRDKSFVLPQALLKEMLKKVSFSISIDPNRINITGLLLALTQSQLRLVSTDGRRLSYARHTLENPPDGDSSYIIPRKTVLELERLLSDEGDVTIYLSDNQIAFEFGNLLVISNLIDAVFPNYEQVVPRGYERKVIAEKELFGVATKRAQVLTTDRYNLVKFEISPGKMVVTTNSPEVGEAKDEFDVEYQGETISIGFNPQFVLDVLKIVDEEKVTLELKDAQSSGLIKPLDNDNYMYVVMPVRL from the coding sequence ATGAAACTGGCCATTGCAAGAGATCAACTGCGAGATGCGATCGGAAACGTTCAGAGTGTTGTCTCGACTCGAAGCACATTGCCGATGCTGCAGTACGTCCTGATGAGCGCGAAAAACAACAGCCTTAAACTGGTGGCAACCGATCTCGAAGTCGGCATCGAATGCGTTATCGAATGTGATGAGATGAAGCAGGAAGGAACAGTGACGCTTCCCGCAAAGAAACTGCATGAGGTAGTGAATATCCTGCCGCAGGGAACGATCGCTATGACCGCTTCCGACAGTAATGCAGTTACGCTCACCTCCGGAGTCGTTCGCTATAAGCTCATGGGGATGCCGCCCGATGACTTTCCGAAATCTCCGGACGTGAAACGGGATAAATCTTTTGTCCTGCCGCAGGCTCTCCTGAAAGAGATGTTGAAAAAGGTGAGTTTCTCCATCTCGATCGATCCGAACAGGATAAACATCACCGGCCTGCTCCTTGCGCTGACGCAGAGTCAGTTGAGACTGGTTTCCACCGATGGAAGACGCCTTTCCTACGCGCGGCATACCCTGGAGAATCCTCCCGACGGCGACAGTTCATACATTATCCCGCGGAAAACCGTGCTCGAACTGGAGCGGCTGTTAAGCGATGAAGGCGATGTCACTATCTATCTCTCCGATAACCAGATCGCGTTTGAATTCGGCAACCTGCTGGTCATCTCGAATTTGATCGACGCCGTTTTCCCGAATTACGAGCAGGTTGTCCCGCGCGGATATGAGCGCAAGGTGATCGCCGAAAAGGAACTCTTTGGGGTTGCGACAAAGCGGGCGCAGGTGCTTACCACCGACCGCTATAATTTGGTCAAGTTCGAGATATCCCCCGGCAAAATGGTTGTGACAACGAATTCGCCGGAGGTCGGCGAGGCAAAAGATGAGTTCGACGTCGAATACCAGGGAGAGACCATTAGCATTGGGTTCAATCCCCAATTCGTGCTCGACGTGCTGAAGATAGTCGACGAGGAAAAAGTCACTCTCGAGTTGAAAGACGCGCAGAGTTCCGGACTGATCAAACCGCTTGACAACGACAACTACATGTATGTCGTGATGCCCGTAAGGCTATGA
- the dnaA gene encoding chromosomal replication initiator protein DnaA encodes MSINLWDQIRQVLRQRIDPRTFEAWLTWTRFHSYEKGHLAVLVPNEFTGNWIAERYSELIKSIGDSLSPEFHGVTFRQNDVLQEEMTCEIRSEDPAEPQSRISSFPHLNSKYTFEEFVIGPSNRFAHAAAKAVCETPARAYNPLFIYGGAGLGKTHLMQAIGHEVLRQEKLKVLYITSEEFTNELISAIQQRSQISFRNKYRTVDVLLIDDIHFLAGKDATQEEFFHTFNTLHDAFKQIVLSSDRPPKDIPTLEERLVSRFEWGLVTDIQAPDLETRIAILQKKSEKNHLKCPSDMLFFIANLVKANIRELEGTFNRVIGYARAHNCPLSIETAQLALKDVLEQAEGKQITVEFIQKTSASYYNVKLSDLVSPKRSKTIALARQVGMYLARELTEASLIDIGDSFGGRDHSTVLHACKKVREMMKTNSRFATDVESINKQLRT; translated from the coding sequence ATGAGTATCAATCTCTGGGATCAGATACGCCAGGTACTGCGCCAGCGGATAGACCCGCGGACATTCGAGGCTTGGCTGACATGGACCCGGTTCCATTCATATGAGAAAGGGCACCTCGCGGTTCTCGTGCCCAATGAGTTTACCGGGAACTGGATCGCCGAGCGATATTCGGAACTGATCAAATCGATTGGAGACTCCTTAAGTCCCGAATTTCACGGTGTCACATTCCGGCAGAACGACGTGCTTCAGGAAGAGATGACCTGCGAAATCCGGTCGGAGGACCCGGCCGAACCGCAGTCCCGCATTTCCTCGTTTCCTCATCTGAATTCAAAATATACATTCGAGGAATTCGTAATCGGGCCTTCCAACAGATTCGCCCACGCCGCCGCGAAGGCGGTGTGCGAGACGCCCGCCCGCGCATACAATCCGCTCTTTATCTACGGTGGAGCGGGGCTCGGGAAGACGCACCTGATGCAGGCGATCGGGCACGAGGTTCTGCGGCAGGAAAAGCTGAAGGTGCTGTATATAACTTCCGAGGAATTCACCAACGAGTTGATCTCGGCGATCCAGCAGCGCTCGCAGATAAGTTTCAGAAACAAGTACCGGACAGTTGACGTCCTGCTGATCGACGATATCCATTTTCTCGCCGGCAAGGATGCGACGCAGGAGGAGTTCTTCCACACGTTCAATACGCTGCACGACGCATTCAAACAGATCGTCCTGTCGTCGGACCGGCCCCCAAAAGACATCCCGACGCTCGAGGAGCGGCTGGTGAGCAGATTCGAATGGGGGCTGGTGACGGATATTCAGGCGCCCGATCTCGAAACCCGCATCGCGATCCTGCAGAAAAAATCCGAGAAGAACCATTTAAAATGTCCGTCGGACATGCTGTTCTTCATTGCGAACCTGGTGAAGGCCAATATCCGGGAACTCGAGGGCACGTTCAATCGCGTCATCGGCTATGCCCGCGCCCATAATTGTCCGCTCTCGATCGAGACAGCGCAACTGGCGCTGAAGGACGTACTCGAACAGGCCGAAGGAAAACAGATCACGGTCGAGTTCATCCAGAAGACATCCGCGTCGTATTATAACGTCAAGCTTTCGGATCTCGTTTCGCCGAAACGATCGAAAACGATTGCGCTCGCACGCCAGGTGGGCATGTATCTCGCACGCGAGCTGACTGAGGCCTCGCTGATCGACATCGGCGATTCGTTTGGAGGCCGCGACCACTCGACGGTTTTGCACGCGTGCAAGAAAGTCCGCGAGATGATGAAAACGAATTCGCGGTTCGCCACCGACGTGGAGTCGATCAACAAACAGCTTCGCACGTAG